The Tenrec ecaudatus isolate mTenEca1 chromosome 9, mTenEca1.hap1, whole genome shotgun sequence genome window below encodes:
- the LOC142456032 gene encoding large ribosomal subunit protein eL29-like, whose translation MPCLACSLPVPGVPGAAGVGADVAKSKNHTTHNQSRKWHRNGIKKPRSQRYESLKGVDPKFLRNMRFAKKHNKKGLKKMQANNAKAAAARAEAIKDLVKPTEVKAKIPVGVNCKLSRLAYIAHPKLGKRARARIAKGLRLCRPKAKAQSKADAPAKATTPAKAPKGAPAPAQAPKGPQAPTK comes from the exons aTGCCG TGCCTTGCCTGCTCTCTTCCGGTCCCTGGTGTTCCGGGAGCTGCAGGCGTCGGTGCAGACGTGGCCAAATCCAAGAACCACACCACGCACAACCAATCCCggaaatggcacagaaacggCATCAAAAAACCCCGGTCACAACGATACGAATCTCTTAAGGGGGTGGACCCCAAGTTCCTGAGGAACATGCGCTTCGCCAAGAAGCACAacaagaagggcctgaagaaaatgcaggccaacaacgccaaggctgcggctgctcgcgctgaggccatcaaggatcttgtgaagcccacagaggtcaagGCCAAGATCCCAGTGGGCGTCAACTGCAAGCTCAGCCGACTGGCCTACATTGCCCACCCCAAGCTTGGCAAGCGGGCTCGGGCACGTATTGCCAAGGGTCTGAGGCTCTGCCGGCCCAAGGCCAAGGCACAAAGCAAGGCTGATGCTCCAGCCAAGGCCACGACTCCAGCAAAAGCTCCCAAAggcgcccctgccccagctcaagctcccaaaggcccccaggctcccacaaagtag